Proteins co-encoded in one Kribbella qitaiheensis genomic window:
- a CDS encoding Fic family protein gives MKAAIELADRIDEKAILTMHSALMIDHQPEIVGRWRDQQVWIGGNDYGPHQAAFVPPHQDRVAAAMADLMEFARRDDIPALVHAALIHAQFETIHPFPDGNGRTGRALIHAILRHRGLTRNVTIPVSAGLLTDTDGYFVGPT, from the coding sequence ATGAAGGCCGCCATCGAGCTCGCCGACCGCATCGACGAGAAGGCAATCCTCACGATGCACTCGGCCTTGATGATCGACCACCAGCCTGAGATCGTCGGGCGCTGGCGGGATCAGCAGGTATGGATCGGTGGCAACGACTACGGCCCACATCAAGCCGCCTTCGTGCCGCCCCACCAGGACCGAGTCGCCGCAGCGATGGCAGATCTGATGGAATTTGCCCGGCGTGACGACATCCCTGCACTGGTGCACGCGGCACTGATCCATGCCCAGTTCGAGACCATCCATCCCTTCCCTGACGGCAACGGACGGACCGGGCGGGCACTGATCCACGCGATCTTGCGACACAGGGGACTCACTCGCAACGTCACGATTCCAGTCTCGGCCGGGCTACTGACCGACACCGATGGGTACTTCGTTGGTCCGACGTGA
- a CDS encoding winged helix-turn-helix transcriptional regulator: MEPLRADMFDEICPSTLNPIRFGNDKWAGLVIRCLEDGPRRFSELRIPLHRVTPKVLTQSLRLLERDGLIHRTERTTPVRRVDYALTPLGQSFLAPMQAACEWTATHWTELLDAREDASIRN; the protein is encoded by the coding sequence ATGGAGCCGTTGCGCGCGGATATGTTCGACGAGATCTGCCCATCCACCCTGAACCCGATCCGCTTCGGCAACGACAAGTGGGCCGGCTTGGTCATCCGCTGCCTCGAGGACGGCCCCCGCCGCTTCTCCGAACTACGCATCCCCCTGCACCGCGTCACCCCGAAAGTCCTGACCCAGTCGCTACGCCTACTCGAACGCGACGGCCTGATCCACCGCACCGAGCGCACCACCCCGGTACGCCGGGTCGACTACGCCCTGACCCCCCTCGGCCAAAGCTTCCTCGCCCCCATGCAAGCCGCCTGCGAATGGACAGCCACCCACTGGACCGAACTCCTGGACGCCCGCGAGGACGCCAGCATCCGCAACTAG
- a CDS encoding NAD(P)-dependent oxidoreductase, which translates to MSKVLVFGAGGRAGRAAVAEARARGHEVTAVVRDPSRYADLPGLVVGDVTSAEDVERLSKGQDAVVAAVYDGASADPAAFFTATAESLVDGLTKAGVPRLVWIGLASILPTESGALLMDTPSYPQEYRAFYLAHAAAAEVFEASSLDWLSIAPAGDFNHPDPTRTGGYRVIPADATNLISYADVAIALLDEIDKPRHHRTKLGVGS; encoded by the coding sequence ATGAGCAAGGTGCTGGTCTTCGGTGCAGGTGGCAGGGCCGGTCGTGCGGCCGTCGCGGAGGCGAGGGCGCGCGGCCATGAGGTGACCGCGGTGGTCCGCGATCCCAGCCGGTACGCCGACCTGCCGGGCCTGGTCGTCGGCGACGTGACTTCGGCCGAGGACGTGGAACGACTGAGCAAGGGGCAGGACGCGGTCGTCGCGGCCGTGTACGACGGAGCCAGTGCCGATCCGGCCGCCTTCTTCACCGCGACCGCCGAGTCGCTGGTCGACGGATTGACGAAGGCCGGCGTACCACGGCTGGTCTGGATCGGCCTCGCCTCGATCCTGCCGACCGAATCCGGAGCGCTGCTGATGGACACTCCTTCCTACCCACAGGAGTACCGCGCCTTCTACCTGGCGCACGCGGCGGCTGCGGAGGTCTTCGAGGCGTCGTCGCTCGACTGGCTGTCGATCGCCCCGGCCGGCGACTTCAACCACCCCGACCCCACCCGCACCGGCGGCTACCGGGTCATCCCCGCCGACGCGACCAACCTGATCTCGTACGCCGACGTCGCGATCGCGCTGCTCGACGAGATCGACAAGCCCCGTCATCACCGCACCAAGCTCGGCGTCGGCAGCTGA
- a CDS encoding superoxide dismutase has translation MRPRRIATAALTAAIAVAVQPATALANHPSHPSTYVVSTTPGDTPEGIAVTCDGTMYVTSVGTGAVYRGSTRQPNLRPWLPAGSDGRTSATGIHVDRWGRVLIAGASTSTLYLYDVRGRLLAARKAQEGSFLNDFAITTDAVYVTDSAHNQIWRAPLTARGLGNLEPWLTRDKIQPTPYFLNGIVTDGRTLLVGEQGQDVTYRIDLLSKQVSTLAITGANGILSGDGYLLEGSRLYAVYNAGGGKYVTRLAWLNRDWTEARILADSSPGAANSTPTTLAKDGGRLLWVNSQLDVAPGTPPYTVSVVPDLRNVMPEQDVARSKNLCSVGW, from the coding sequence ATGAGGCCCAGACGCATCGCCACCGCCGCTCTGACCGCCGCGATCGCTGTCGCAGTACAGCCCGCGACTGCCCTGGCGAACCACCCGAGCCACCCGAGCACGTACGTCGTCTCCACCACCCCCGGCGACACTCCCGAAGGCATCGCCGTCACCTGCGACGGGACCATGTACGTCACCAGCGTCGGCACCGGCGCCGTCTACCGCGGCTCGACCCGCCAGCCGAACCTCCGTCCCTGGCTCCCCGCCGGCAGCGACGGTCGCACCTCCGCGACCGGGATCCACGTCGACCGCTGGGGCCGGGTACTCATCGCCGGCGCGAGCACGTCGACGCTCTACCTGTACGACGTCCGCGGCCGTCTCCTCGCCGCGCGAAAGGCCCAGGAAGGCTCGTTCCTGAACGACTTCGCGATCACCACCGACGCCGTCTACGTCACCGACTCGGCCCACAACCAGATCTGGCGAGCACCTCTCACCGCTCGCGGCCTGGGCAACCTCGAACCCTGGCTGACCCGCGACAAGATCCAGCCGACGCCGTACTTCCTCAACGGCATCGTCACCGACGGCCGAACCCTCCTGGTCGGCGAGCAAGGGCAGGACGTGACCTACCGGATCGACCTGCTCTCGAAGCAGGTCAGCACCCTCGCGATCACCGGCGCGAACGGCATCCTCTCCGGCGACGGCTACCTGCTGGAGGGCAGCCGCCTGTACGCCGTCTACAACGCGGGCGGCGGCAAGTACGTCACCCGTCTTGCCTGGCTCAACCGCGACTGGACCGAGGCCCGCATCCTCGCCGATTCCAGCCCGGGCGCCGCGAACTCGACGCCCACCACCCTGGCGAAGGACGGCGGCCGCCTGCTCTGGGTCAACAGTCAGCTCGACGTAGCGCCCGGCACCCCGCCGTACACGGTCTCTGTCGTTCCGGACCTACGCAATGTCATGCCGGAACAGGATGTTGCCCGCAGCAAGAATCTGTGTTCGGTCGGCTGGTAG
- a CDS encoding winged helix-turn-helix domain-containing protein, protein MILIEFTPDDLTRVVFPPEPEPLWETALAARALGDRAIPPVARRWRRQAVPLIRPSMRPLFKLIAPAGQFPDFLTPEVPSPGLDAAIEVLMDAPVDLIQDELGPWLAAETDQFMQGLLAGKAGSRRALGNAVRVFHQEVLGPVAAELERQYAADLAIRARSLLHGGIERMLAGLHPDIIWTSPNLIACALDSKRHYEAHLNGRGLMLYPSSLTAECLVLDMPGRRPVLVYPCAELPLPDTDDTADALADLLGRTRASVLRALTASASTTQLARRTGISLASASEHARALRNAGLITTHRTAGTAHHSLTPTAHHLLTTPTPHLARLPR, encoded by the coding sequence GTGATCCTGATCGAGTTCACGCCTGACGACCTCACCCGGGTGGTGTTCCCGCCGGAACCAGAGCCGCTCTGGGAGACGGCGCTGGCCGCGCGGGCCCTCGGCGACCGGGCCATTCCGCCGGTGGCGCGGCGGTGGCGGCGCCAGGCCGTGCCGCTGATCCGGCCGTCGATGCGGCCGCTGTTCAAGCTGATCGCGCCGGCGGGTCAGTTCCCGGACTTCCTCACGCCCGAGGTTCCGTCGCCGGGTCTGGATGCGGCCATCGAGGTACTGATGGACGCGCCGGTCGACCTGATCCAGGACGAGCTCGGTCCTTGGCTTGCGGCTGAAACCGATCAGTTCATGCAGGGACTTCTGGCCGGCAAGGCGGGATCACGCCGCGCGCTCGGCAACGCCGTACGGGTCTTTCATCAGGAGGTCCTCGGTCCGGTGGCCGCCGAACTGGAACGCCAGTACGCCGCCGACCTCGCGATCCGGGCCCGCTCCCTGCTGCACGGTGGCATCGAGCGGATGCTTGCGGGGCTACACCCAGACATCATCTGGACGAGCCCGAATCTGATCGCGTGCGCGCTCGACAGCAAGCGCCACTACGAGGCGCACCTGAACGGCCGCGGTCTCATGCTCTACCCGTCATCCCTCACCGCCGAGTGCCTGGTCCTCGACATGCCCGGCCGCCGCCCGGTCCTCGTCTACCCCTGTGCCGAACTCCCGCTCCCCGACACCGACGACACCGCGGACGCCCTCGCCGACCTACTCGGCCGCACCAGAGCTTCCGTACTCCGTGCGCTCACCGCCTCAGCAAGCACCACCCAACTAGCCCGCCGCACCGGCATCTCCCTCGCCTCCGCCAGCGAACACGCCCGCGCCCTCCGCAACGCCGGCCTGATCACCACCCACCGCACAGCCGGCACCGCCCACCACTCCCTAACCCCCACCGCCCACCACCTCCTAACCACCCCAACCCCCCACCTGGCCCGTCTACCCAGGTAA
- a CDS encoding AI-2E family transporter, with the protein MTIRARTLLAGLGILLGVGAALWLVLRAEKGLTIIAIALFLALALNPAVEFFQRHGLRRGFAVATVYVLAVMIFALLALVFIPPLVTQMTHFVSAVPGLVDELTRGRGPLGFLERKYHVVEEVQKAASKQGASGVTGAAAPVLGIAKGVATTISGMLIIAFLTLFMLFEGPEWRRRITGLIPEPHRARSERIGAGVYKSVSGFVTGNLLASFLAGVVATVILLIVGVPYALALGLFTAIIEFIPYVGPVVVTVLLGLVALTVGPVSALVVFVLMVVYHLVEGHTLRPLIYGHALKLSPLAVLIAIILGAEVAGILGVLVAIPIAGSVQVIVSEVLDRRNRGRSSGPDAKSGTAPVTS; encoded by the coding sequence GTGACAATCCGCGCGCGCACGCTGCTCGCGGGGCTGGGAATCCTACTCGGCGTAGGTGCCGCACTCTGGCTGGTCCTTCGCGCCGAGAAGGGACTCACGATCATCGCGATCGCCCTGTTCTTGGCGCTCGCGCTCAATCCGGCCGTCGAGTTCTTTCAGCGCCACGGGCTTCGCCGAGGGTTCGCGGTCGCTACGGTCTATGTTCTCGCGGTGATGATCTTTGCGCTGCTGGCCTTGGTGTTCATCCCGCCGTTGGTCACGCAGATGACGCACTTCGTCAGCGCGGTGCCCGGACTCGTCGACGAGTTGACCAGGGGGCGCGGACCGCTGGGTTTCCTCGAGCGCAAATACCACGTGGTCGAAGAGGTACAGAAGGCAGCGTCGAAGCAGGGTGCCAGCGGGGTGACCGGTGCTGCTGCACCAGTGCTCGGGATCGCCAAGGGCGTAGCCACCACGATCAGCGGGATGCTCATCATCGCCTTCTTGACGCTTTTCATGTTGTTCGAGGGCCCGGAATGGCGCCGCCGTATCACCGGTCTGATCCCAGAGCCTCACCGAGCGCGCTCCGAGCGCATCGGAGCAGGCGTCTACAAGTCGGTGAGCGGGTTCGTGACCGGTAATCTTCTGGCGAGCTTTCTCGCCGGAGTCGTTGCGACCGTCATCCTGCTGATCGTCGGAGTGCCCTACGCCTTGGCCCTGGGACTGTTTACGGCGATCATCGAGTTCATCCCGTACGTCGGGCCGGTCGTGGTGACCGTGCTGCTCGGCTTGGTCGCACTCACCGTAGGCCCCGTGTCGGCCCTGGTGGTCTTCGTTCTCATGGTCGTCTATCACTTGGTCGAGGGTCACACATTACGTCCGCTGATCTATGGGCACGCGTTGAAGCTCTCTCCCCTCGCGGTATTGATCGCGATCATCCTCGGCGCCGAGGTCGCCGGGATCCTCGGAGTGCTGGTGGCTATCCCCATCGCCGGTTCAGTCCAGGTCATTGTCAGCGAGGTACTTGACCGACGGAACCGCGGCCGGTCCTCGGGTCCGGACGCCAAATCGGGGACCGCGCCCGTCACGAGCTGA
- a CDS encoding discoidin domain-containing protein: protein MAGPNLAAGKATGSSSSTQNYGAANVVDGNRSTYWESANNAFPQWVQVDLGSAVSTNQVVLKLPTSGWDSRNQTLAVQGSTDGQNFNDLSASASRAFNTPNNTATIDYGASTTRYIRILITANTGWPAGQLSELEVYGPATGDTQAPTAPGSLAFTEPAAGQIRLSWTAATDNVGVTGYEVYANGALRTTVAGNVLTYTDTQPASTPVGYFVRAKDAVGNQSPNSNTVTRPGSGGPGTNLALGKPITASGSVFTFVATNANDDNVQTYWEGNANPATLTTQLGANADLSSIVIRLNPDSSWGNRTQTFQVLGREQSATGFTNLVSSASYTFSPSSGNTVTIPVSARVADVRLNFTANTGAPAGQVAELQVMGVPAPNPDLTVSGVSWTPASPVETDTITLRATVNNTGTAASPASDVNFYLGTTKVGTAAVPTLAAGASTTVTASIGSRDAGSYPVSAKVDEANSVVEQNDSNNTGTSGTPLVVTPVASSDLIASSVSWTPGNPAAGNTVTFSVAIKNQGSIASAAGAHGITLTLLSGSTVVRTLTGSYSGAIAAGDTAPAVSLGTWPAANGRYSVRVVLADDANELPVKRTNNTSEKPLFVGRGANMPYDHLEAEDASVGGGATVIGPNRTIGDLAGEASGRKAVTLNSNGSFVEFTTRASTNTLVTRFSIPDSSGGGGIDSTINVYVNGTFHKALPLTSKYSWLYGAEAGPGNSPGAGPRHIYDEASIMLDSSFPAGTKIKLQKDPANSTNYSIDFVDTEQVAPIANPGAGYAVPAGFSQQDVQNALDKVRQDTTLTGVYLPAGDYQTSGKFNVYGKPIKVVVGAGPWYTKFHAPTTQDNTDVGIDSQSTANGSTFSGFSYFGNYTSRIDGPGKVFNFAGTSNMTIDNVWVEHMICMYWGANTDNSTIKNSRIRDTFADGINMTNGSAGNTVSNNDARSTGDDSFALFNAVDNGGGEVRDNVFENLSATLTWRAAGFAVYGGTNNIFRNLYVADMLTYSGITISSLDFGIQMNGFGATPPTLFQNISVVRSGGHFWGSQTFPGIWIFSASKIFQGIRLSDVDIVDPTYSGIMFQTSYVGSQPQFPIADTILTNVTISGARKSGDAFDAKSGFGIWANELPEPGQGPAVGSVTFNNLTLTNNATDIRNTTTTFTITRN, encoded by the coding sequence CTGGCCGGCCCCAACCTGGCGGCCGGCAAGGCCACCGGTTCGAGCAGCAGCACCCAGAACTACGGCGCCGCCAACGTCGTCGACGGCAACCGGTCCACCTACTGGGAGAGCGCCAACAACGCCTTCCCGCAGTGGGTCCAGGTCGACCTCGGCTCCGCGGTGAGCACCAACCAGGTCGTGCTGAAGCTGCCGACCTCGGGCTGGGATTCGCGCAACCAGACCCTGGCGGTCCAGGGCAGCACCGACGGACAGAACTTCAACGACTTGTCCGCCTCCGCGTCGCGCGCGTTCAACACCCCGAACAACACCGCGACCATCGACTACGGCGCCTCCACCACGAGGTACATCCGGATCCTGATCACCGCCAACACCGGCTGGCCCGCAGGTCAGCTGTCCGAGCTCGAGGTCTACGGCCCGGCGACCGGTGACACCCAGGCTCCTACCGCCCCGGGCAGCCTGGCCTTCACCGAGCCCGCCGCCGGCCAGATCCGGCTCAGCTGGACCGCCGCGACGGACAACGTCGGCGTCACCGGGTACGAGGTGTACGCCAACGGCGCGCTCCGCACCACCGTCGCCGGCAACGTGCTCACCTACACCGACACCCAGCCGGCCAGTACCCCGGTCGGTTACTTCGTCCGGGCAAAAGATGCTGTCGGCAACCAATCGCCGAACAGCAACACGGTCACCCGGCCCGGCAGCGGCGGCCCCGGCACCAACCTCGCGCTCGGCAAGCCGATCACCGCGTCCGGCTCGGTCTTCACCTTCGTAGCGACCAACGCGAACGACGACAATGTGCAGACCTACTGGGAGGGCAACGCCAACCCGGCCACGCTGACCACCCAGCTCGGCGCCAACGCGGACCTCAGCTCGATCGTGATCCGGCTGAACCCCGATTCGTCCTGGGGCAACCGCACCCAGACGTTCCAGGTGCTCGGCCGCGAGCAGAGCGCGACCGGCTTCACCAACCTGGTCTCCAGCGCGTCGTACACCTTCAGCCCCTCCAGCGGGAACACCGTCACGATCCCGGTCAGCGCGCGAGTGGCCGACGTACGGCTGAACTTCACCGCCAATACTGGCGCACCGGCCGGCCAGGTGGCCGAACTCCAGGTGATGGGCGTACCCGCCCCGAACCCGGACCTGACCGTCTCGGGCGTCTCCTGGACCCCGGCCTCGCCGGTCGAGACCGACACCATCACGCTCCGAGCCACGGTGAACAACACCGGTACTGCGGCCTCGCCGGCGTCCGACGTGAACTTCTACCTCGGCACCACCAAGGTCGGCACCGCAGCCGTCCCGACCCTGGCCGCCGGCGCCTCCACCACCGTCACAGCGTCGATCGGATCCCGTGACGCGGGCAGCTATCCGGTCAGCGCGAAGGTCGACGAAGCGAACTCGGTCGTCGAGCAGAACGATTCCAACAACACCGGCACCAGCGGTACGCCGCTCGTGGTCACCCCGGTCGCGAGCTCGGACCTGATCGCCTCCTCGGTCAGCTGGACCCCGGGCAACCCGGCGGCCGGCAACACCGTGACGTTCTCCGTCGCCATCAAGAACCAGGGCAGCATCGCCTCGGCGGCCGGTGCGCACGGAATCACGCTCACGCTGCTGAGCGGAAGCACCGTAGTACGGACTCTGACCGGCTCGTACTCCGGTGCGATCGCTGCCGGCGACACCGCTCCGGCGGTCAGCCTCGGCACCTGGCCTGCCGCCAACGGCCGGTACTCCGTCCGTGTGGTCCTCGCCGACGACGCGAACGAGTTGCCGGTGAAGCGCACGAACAACACCAGCGAGAAGCCGTTGTTCGTGGGTCGCGGCGCGAACATGCCGTACGACCACCTCGAAGCCGAGGACGCCTCCGTCGGCGGCGGCGCGACCGTGATCGGCCCGAACCGGACCATCGGCGACCTTGCCGGTGAGGCCTCCGGCCGGAAGGCGGTCACGCTGAACTCGAACGGTTCGTTCGTCGAGTTCACCACCCGGGCGAGCACCAACACGCTCGTCACCCGCTTCTCCATCCCGGACTCGTCCGGCGGTGGCGGGATCGACTCCACCATCAACGTCTACGTCAACGGCACCTTCCACAAGGCGCTGCCGCTCACCTCGAAGTACAGCTGGCTGTACGGCGCGGAGGCGGGCCCGGGCAACTCACCCGGCGCGGGACCACGCCACATCTACGACGAGGCGAGCATCATGCTCGACTCGAGCTTCCCGGCCGGCACGAAGATCAAGCTGCAGAAGGACCCGGCGAACTCGACCAACTACTCGATCGACTTCGTCGACACCGAGCAGGTCGCGCCGATCGCCAACCCGGGCGCCGGCTACGCGGTACCGGCCGGATTCTCCCAGCAGGACGTGCAGAACGCGCTCGACAAGGTCCGCCAGGACACCACGCTGACGGGTGTCTACCTGCCGGCCGGTGACTACCAGACATCGGGCAAGTTCAACGTCTACGGCAAGCCGATCAAGGTAGTAGTCGGGGCCGGGCCCTGGTACACCAAGTTCCACGCGCCGACGACGCAGGACAACACCGATGTCGGGATCGACTCCCAGTCGACCGCCAACGGTTCGACGTTCAGCGGGTTCTCGTACTTCGGCAACTACACCTCGCGGATCGACGGTCCGGGCAAGGTGTTCAACTTCGCGGGCACCTCGAACATGACGATCGACAACGTCTGGGTCGAGCACATGATCTGCATGTACTGGGGTGCGAACACCGACAACTCCACGATCAAGAACTCGCGGATCCGCGACACGTTCGCCGACGGCATCAACATGACGAACGGGTCGGCGGGCAACACCGTGAGCAACAACGACGCCCGGTCGACGGGTGACGACTCGTTCGCTCTCTTCAACGCCGTCGACAACGGTGGCGGCGAAGTACGGGACAACGTCTTCGAGAACCTCTCGGCGACGCTGACCTGGCGGGCGGCCGGCTTCGCGGTCTACGGCGGCACCAACAACATCTTCCGCAACCTGTACGTCGCGGACATGCTGACGTACTCGGGGATCACGATCAGCTCGCTCGACTTCGGCATCCAGATGAACGGCTTCGGCGCCACTCCGCCGACGCTGTTCCAGAACATCTCGGTGGTGCGATCCGGCGGGCACTTCTGGGGTAGCCAGACGTTCCCGGGGATCTGGATCTTCTCGGCCTCGAAGATCTTCCAGGGCATCCGGCTCAGCGACGTGGACATCGTCGATCCGACGTACTCCGGGATCATGTTCCAGACCAGTTACGTCGGCTCCCAACCGCAGTTCCCGATCGCCGACACGATCCTGACCAACGTCACCATCTCGGGAGCCCGCAAGAGCGGCGACGCCTTCGACGCCAAGTCCGGCTTCGGCATCTGGGCCAACGAACTCCCCGAACCAGGCCAGGGCCCCGCCGTAGGCAGCGTCACCTTCAACAACCTGACCCTCACCAACAACGCCACCGACATCCGCAACACCACCACCACCTTCACCATCACCCGCAACTGA
- a CDS encoding pyridoxamine 5-phosphate oxidase, translated as MAKMTEQQREEFLADTHVGILSVAGGPGRPPTSVPTFYAYEPGGEITMFTGTQRRAPKRIELIKAAGVVTLVVQREQMPPAYVTVEAELVEVGKPTTEQMLTIARRYMPEEHAQGYVQTELGDPENIVTLFTFRPTRWLTSDTSR; from the coding sequence ATGGCGAAGATGACCGAGCAACAACGCGAAGAGTTCCTGGCCGACACCCACGTGGGCATCCTGAGCGTGGCCGGCGGGCCAGGGCGGCCGCCGACGAGCGTGCCGACGTTCTACGCCTACGAGCCAGGTGGCGAGATCACGATGTTCACCGGCACGCAGCGCCGGGCGCCGAAGCGGATCGAGCTGATCAAGGCGGCCGGCGTGGTGACGCTCGTAGTGCAACGAGAGCAGATGCCCCCGGCGTACGTGACCGTCGAGGCGGAGCTGGTCGAGGTCGGCAAGCCCACGACCGAGCAGATGCTCACGATCGCCCGCCGGTACATGCCCGAGGAGCACGCCCAGGGCTACGTCCAGACCGAGCTCGGCGACCCGGAGAACATCGTCACCCTCTTCACCTTCCGCCCAACTCGCTGGCTCACCTCAGACACCTCTCGCTGA
- a CDS encoding winged helix-turn-helix transcriptional regulator, with the protein MTTKTYGQYCGVARALELVGERWALLIIRDLLVGPKRYTDLRAGLPKIPTNVLATRLKELERAGIVVRRIQPRPSGAIVYELTEYGADLDEVVLAMGRWGARSLGELRPDEIITPDILVMALRSTFQPGNRKAKYELRFGEIVVHAVVDGDSLEVAPGPLPKADLVVEAFAPLSPLLSGELDAKQALANGIVRTDGSIAALTRFATHFHIAPHPAPER; encoded by the coding sequence ATGACGACGAAGACCTACGGCCAGTACTGCGGGGTCGCCCGCGCACTCGAACTCGTCGGGGAACGCTGGGCGCTGCTGATCATCCGCGACCTGCTCGTCGGCCCGAAGCGCTACACCGACCTGCGGGCCGGCCTGCCGAAGATCCCCACCAACGTGCTCGCCACCCGCCTGAAGGAACTCGAGCGGGCCGGCATCGTCGTACGCCGGATCCAGCCGCGCCCGTCCGGCGCGATCGTCTACGAGCTGACGGAGTACGGCGCCGACCTCGACGAGGTCGTGCTCGCGATGGGCCGCTGGGGCGCCCGCTCGCTCGGTGAGCTGCGACCCGACGAGATCATCACCCCCGACATCCTGGTGATGGCGTTGCGCTCGACCTTCCAGCCCGGCAACCGGAAGGCGAAGTACGAGCTGCGCTTCGGTGAGATCGTGGTGCACGCAGTGGTCGACGGCGATTCGCTCGAGGTGGCCCCCGGACCGTTACCGAAGGCAGATCTCGTAGTCGAGGCCTTCGCGCCGCTGAGCCCACTACTGTCCGGCGAACTGGACGCCAAGCAGGCGCTGGCCAACGGGATCGTCCGCACCGACGGCTCCATCGCCGCCCTCACCCGCTTCGCCACCCACTTCCACATCGCCCCCCACCCCGCCCCCGAACGCTGA
- a CDS encoding solute symporter family protein, whose product MNALILPLADAEPGNQVLTISLFTAVVAVTLYITWWASRQNKTTADYYAGGRSFSGAQNGLAVAGDYMSAASFLGISGQIALYGYDGFLYSIGFLVAWLVALLLVAELLRNSGRFTMADQLAFRMKQRPVRTAAASSTIVVSIFYLLAQMVGAGSLVGLLLGVKSEGLKAGVIILVGALMIVYVTIGGMRGTTWVQIVKAVLLMTGTLVITFLVLLKFHFNPSELLGAAAAKSGKGEAFLQPGLLYGKDLTGQIDFLSLGLALVLGTAGLPHILIRFYTVPDSRSARRSVQWAIGLIGTFYLMTLALGFGAAALLDTGKGSAVAASKGNTASVLLAEVVGGGADSLGGAILLALIAAVAFATILAVVAGLTLTSASSFAHDLYVNVLRSEDSAKGKVTEKNEIRVARFAAIGIGAVAIGLAIPAQKLNIAFLVALAFAVAASANLPALLFNLFWKKFNTSGAVWSIYGGLISAVVLVVFSPVVSGKPTSMITGSDFAWFPLSNPGIVSIPLGFILGVIGTYVGRDKSSENRYNELSVRALTGAGAEGAPKH is encoded by the coding sequence ATGAACGCACTGATACTCCCCCTCGCCGACGCCGAGCCCGGCAACCAGGTGCTGACGATCTCGCTGTTCACCGCGGTCGTCGCCGTGACGCTGTACATCACCTGGTGGGCGTCCCGGCAGAACAAGACCACGGCGGACTACTACGCCGGTGGCCGCTCGTTCAGCGGCGCGCAGAACGGTCTTGCGGTGGCCGGCGACTACATGTCGGCGGCGTCCTTCCTCGGCATCTCCGGTCAGATCGCGCTTTACGGATACGACGGCTTCCTCTACTCGATCGGCTTCCTGGTCGCCTGGCTGGTGGCGCTGCTGCTGGTCGCCGAACTGCTGCGGAACTCCGGCCGGTTCACGATGGCCGACCAGCTGGCCTTCCGGATGAAGCAGCGGCCGGTCCGGACCGCCGCGGCGAGCTCGACGATCGTCGTCTCGATCTTCTACCTGCTGGCCCAGATGGTCGGTGCGGGATCGCTCGTCGGCCTGCTGCTCGGTGTCAAGAGCGAAGGACTGAAAGCCGGCGTCATCATCCTGGTCGGCGCGCTGATGATCGTCTACGTGACGATCGGCGGCATGCGGGGCACCACCTGGGTGCAGATCGTCAAGGCGGTCCTGCTGATGACCGGCACGCTGGTGATCACCTTCCTGGTGCTGCTGAAGTTCCACTTCAACCCGTCCGAGCTGCTCGGTGCCGCGGCTGCCAAGTCCGGTAAGGGCGAGGCGTTCCTGCAACCGGGTCTGCTCTACGGCAAGGACCTGACCGGCCAGATCGACTTCCTGTCTCTGGGTCTTGCCCTGGTCCTCGGTACTGCGGGTCTGCCGCACATCTTGATTCGCTTCTACACCGTGCCGGATTCCCGCTCCGCGCGGCGTTCGGTGCAGTGGGCGATCGGGCTGATCGGCACCTTCTACCTGATGACGCTGGCGCTCGGCTTCGGCGCTGCCGCATTGCTGGACACCGGCAAGGGCAGCGCGGTAGCGGCCTCGAAGGGCAACACGGCCTCCGTACTGCTGGCCGAAGTGGTCGGTGGTGGAGCGGACTCGCTCGGAGGTGCGATCCTGCTCGCACTGATCGCGGCCGTTGCCTTTGCCACCATCCTCGCGGTGGTCGCCGGACTGACACTGACCTCGGCGTCGTCGTTCGCCCACGACCTCTATGTGAATGTGCTGCGCTCAGAGGATTCGGCCAAAGGCAAGGTCACCGAGAAGAACGAGATCCGGGTGGCCCGGTTCGCGGCGATCGGGATCGGCGCGGTCGCGATCGGGCTGGCGATCCCGGCGCAGAAGCTGAACATCGCGTTCCTGGTCGCGCTGGCCTTCGCGGTGGCGGCGTCGGCGAACCTGCCGGCGTTGCTGTTCAACCTGTTCTGGAAGAAGTTCAACACCTCCGGCGCGGTCTGGAGCATCTACGGCGGACTGATCTCCGCCGTCGTGCTGGTGGTCTTCTCGCCGGTCGTGTCGGGCAAGCCGACGTCGATGATCACCGGTTCGGACTTCGCCTGGTTCCCGCTGTCGAACCCGGGCATCGTCTCGATCCCGCTCGGCTTCATCCTCGGCGTGATCGGTACCTACGTCGGCCGGGACAAGTCCAGCGAGAACCGGTACAACGAACTCTCCGTCCGCGCACTCACCGGCGCCGGCGCAGAGGGTGCCCCCAAGCACTGA